One window from the genome of Anaerococcus sp. Marseille-Q7828 encodes:
- a CDS encoding glycoside hydrolase family 1 protein, with the protein MIKFPQGFLYGSATSAAQSEGAASLDGKSENTWDFWYKKDPYKFHNLIGPEDTTDIYHNYEKDVDLLEKTGHSVFRTSISWTRLIPAMDGEVNPKAVEFYRDYFSKIKEKNITLYINLFHFDMPMYLMDIGGWTNKKTVEAYVSYAKKCFELFDDLVDGWFTFNEPIVHVECQYMNGCHYPAEVNPQKAVQCAFYTQLASASAIKAYRQMNGKKKIGIILNLTPSYPRSDNAGDLKAAEISELFNTCSFLDPSVKGYYPKELVEIIANENLLPEYTDDDLQIIKENTIDFLGVNYYQPLRVRENPYVYKEDAMFSQGKYYMGYDMPGKRMNPYRGWEIYPRALYDIAINIRDNYGNIEWLVTENGMGVEDEERFRKDGQIQDDYRIEFFKEHLYWLSKAIEEGANCKGYQVWTFIDCWSWLNAYKNRYGLVELDLKTGERKIKKSGEWFYELRKNNGFEL; encoded by the coding sequence ATGATTAAATTTCCACAGGGTTTCCTATATGGATCTGCCACAAGCGCTGCTCAATCTGAGGGAGCGGCAAGTCTTGATGGCAAAAGTGAAAACACTTGGGATTTTTGGTACAAAAAAGATCCATATAAATTTCACAATCTTATAGGACCCGAAGATACGACGGATATTTACCATAATTATGAAAAAGATGTAGACTTATTAGAAAAAACTGGCCATTCAGTGTTTAGAACATCCATTAGCTGGACAAGGTTAATACCAGCTATGGATGGCGAAGTAAACCCAAAGGCAGTCGAATTTTACAGAGATTATTTCTCAAAAATCAAAGAGAAAAATATTACTTTATATATTAACCTATTCCATTTTGATATGCCTATGTATCTGATGGATATTGGTGGATGGACCAATAAAAAGACTGTAGAGGCCTATGTTTCCTATGCGAAAAAATGCTTTGAACTTTTTGACGATTTAGTTGACGGTTGGTTTACCTTCAATGAACCTATAGTCCATGTAGAATGCCAATATATGAATGGTTGCCACTATCCGGCAGAAGTAAATCCACAAAAGGCCGTCCAATGTGCTTTTTATACTCAGCTTGCCAGTGCCTCAGCTATAAAAGCATATAGGCAAATGAATGGCAAGAAAAAAATAGGAATAATATTAAATCTTACACCATCATATCCAAGGAGTGATAATGCTGGAGATCTGAAGGCTGCTGAAATTAGCGAGCTATTTAATACTTGCTCATTTTTGGATCCATCTGTCAAAGGCTATTATCCAAAAGAATTAGTAGAAATAATAGCAAATGAGAATTTGTTGCCAGAATACACAGATGACGATTTACAAATCATCAAAGAAAACACTATAGATTTCCTTGGAGTAAACTACTACCAACCACTTAGGGTTAGGGAAAATCCATATGTCTACAAAGAAGATGCTATGTTTTCCCAAGGCAAATACTATATGGGCTATGATATGCCAGGTAAGAGGATGAACCCATATCGAGGTTGGGAAATCTATCCAAGGGCTCTATACGACATTGCAATAAATATCCGAGACAATTACGGCAATATTGAATGGCTAGTTACAGAAAATGGCATGGGTGTTGAAGATGAGGAACGTTTTAGAAAAGACGGGCAAATCCAAGATGATTACCGCATAGAGTTTTTCAAAGAACACCTATATTGGCTTTCTAAGGCTATAGAAGAAGGAGCAAACTGCAAGGGTTACCAGGTATGGACCTTCATAGATTGCTGGAGCTGGCTAAATGCATACAAAAATCGCTATGGACTTGTTGAACTAGACCTTAAAACTGGAGAACGAAAGATTAAGAAATCTGGAGAATGGTTTTATGAACTTAGAAAAAACAACGGATTTGAACTCTGA
- a CDS encoding ROK family protein, with protein MYLVFDIGGSSTKYALIENDKIIEKSSKAQVKTMDEFVKFFEDTIISYQKKYKIEGIGLSSPGTVDPLTGKILGQSAVEFITEYNFAYHLEKKFSLPVAIENDANCAAFAEVYYGNHKKDYIAFLIIGSGIGGAVVNKGEIVRGAKLESGEFGYMLLKNEDGNYENFSMLATLPNVRRKMIEKYGINDTTYQIFDKYFKKEEPYFSEVDLMFDYLAMGIYNIAYTIDPEIIYLGGGISSDERFINELKKKLGSGIFASKAYDIRPVSFFNDNNLYGAYANLMKTIKEGRSLKQRSEDD; from the coding sequence ATGTATTTAGTATTTGATATAGGTGGCTCATCCACCAAGTACGCTTTAATAGAAAATGATAAGATTATAGAAAAATCTTCAAAGGCTCAAGTAAAGACAATGGATGAATTTGTGAAGTTTTTTGAAGATACAATCATATCTTACCAAAAGAAATATAAAATTGAGGGCATAGGCTTATCTTCCCCGGGGACAGTCGATCCCCTCACAGGAAAAATACTAGGCCAATCAGCTGTAGAATTCATTACAGAATATAATTTTGCCTACCATCTAGAAAAGAAATTTTCTTTGCCTGTAGCCATAGAAAATGATGCAAACTGTGCAGCCTTCGCCGAAGTTTATTACGGAAATCACAAAAAAGATTACATAGCTTTTCTTATAATTGGTTCAGGAATTGGGGGAGCTGTTGTAAATAAGGGCGAGATAGTCAGGGGAGCCAAGCTAGAGAGTGGCGAATTTGGCTACATGCTATTAAAAAATGAAGACGGTAATTATGAAAACTTCTCAATGCTAGCAACCCTACCAAATGTAAGGCGAAAGATGATAGAAAAATATGGAATCAATGATACAACTTATCAGATTTTTGACAAGTACTTTAAAAAAGAAGAACCATATTTTTCTGAGGTTGACTTGATGTTCGATTACCTAGCCATGGGAATTTATAACATTGCCTATACCATTGACCCAGAAATCATATATCTAGGTGGTGGAATTTCTTCTGATGAACGCTTTATTAATGAGCTAAAGAAAAAGCTTGGAAGTGGAATTTTTGCAAGCAAAGCATACGACATCAGACCTGTATCATTTTTTAATGACAACAACCTCTACGGAGCCTATGCTAATTTAATGAAGACAATAAAAGAAGGCAGGAGTCTTAAACAAAGGAGTGAAGATGATTAA